GCTTGGATTTAGGAACACCAGCAGGAGGGTATGTTGAGGGGAGAAAATCGGTGTCTTTCATAGAAGCGGCAGCATCACCAGCAGCAGCCATAGGAAGCATAGTTGAGGAGGGAAGAAAATCAGTGTCCCACATCGAGAAGAACTTTGCAGTAGAGGGAATGGTTGAAGCACGAAAGTCGGTGTCCCACATCGAAACGTTGTCCTCTGTGATTGCGTATCTTCAAGTTAAGGTTTTGGTCTCGGACATGCCAACCTTCATGCAAGTGCATGCCTTTCGTTGTGCGAGAAGGACATATGATAGCTTGGAGAAGTTTAGCGCAAAACTCATCGCTCATAACATAAAGAAGGTACGCTTTAATTTCACCCCTCCTTTGATGATCATTGAATTTAGAAGTTAGTAAATTTCCTTTCATCAACAGTCCTTAAGTTATGGTCTGGTAGGAGCATAGAGAtggatagtatttttttaacctGGGCAATCTCTTAACCTAAAGCTAGACACTAAGGTAGtgaagtttatttaaaaaacctgAGGTGTTCTTTTAAGCACAACATTAtctatcaattatattatactatatatcattaaacttatatatcattatatatCATTAAACTTACAGATCAAttgatataagattattttaatttaattaaagttattatatatgcaattatattaatataactaTGTATTCCGTCagtttcattaaattaaaataatttcacattaaTTGATTTAGTCTTAATGATATATAGAGTGTGATATGATTGATAGTAGTGTTGTTAATTAGTTCAGCAGACTTTAGCGCACAATCCAGAGAAGTGATTGAGATTATTTTCTTGGTGTTCTTTTTGGAACTATGCTTCTTGAATGATTGAGATTTGTTCAAATTCATTGAACCCCACAAAAGAATTAATGGTGAAAGCCGACTAGACGAACCATGTGTTGGCATTTTTTAACTCTTCCCGTCCTCCTTTCTTTGTTTATTGGATAGAATTAGAATATTTGAAACTGGTCCATTGCTATGGAGATCACTGGCCTAGCTAGCAAACACCTTACACCTGTGACTGGATCTTTCGATCTGGACCGTCCACAAGTTAATACGATTAAGTTGAGTCTTTTGTCAAGATCAaatcttaattacaaaattctCCAACAGCCCATGTGTCTAACCCTCGTACCCCAATACTATACCTAATCATGGATTAATTTTGTCTCAGAAAGAAGGtgcatttcaattaataatgttattcatcTTATACAAAGCCTAACCCATGTGCACAACAGAAACAGAgttggtttatttatttatatttggtcAGCTAGATCTATAAAATATAGTGCTTCTTTCTTCTACTTTGTTTAAcagttgataaaattatttatttatctacgATGTATTCCTGGTATGTTCATGTGCAGGAATTTGACAAAGCGTATGGTCCGGTCTGGCATTGCATTGTAGGCTCAAATTTTGGTTCATTTGTGACACATTCAACGGggtgttttctttatttttcaatggaaaatttatatatactacTGTTCAAGACCAAAGTTAAGAAGGCGTTGGATTAAGGTACatattaattatacatataagATTTAGCAACTACTTTTTATGCTGGCAAAATTTGTATTCACTATTCGATCAGTCTTGTCTGTAcatgaaaatcaaaatgcaATCAAGTTTCATTCATACAAATATTCATGCCCTCTTTTGgttttgcattttcttttttagaaatgTGACGAATTAGTGGCAGCCTAAATTTTGGAATCTCTTATACAACTGGGTTTCCTTTTCTcattgactgggaaatgtgaacCCAGCTCATTCggtatttttaaataaagtccTTGCAATAAGACACATAAGCAAAGTTCAAACGATTCTTGT
This region of Glycine soja cultivar W05 chromosome 17, ASM419377v2, whole genome shotgun sequence genomic DNA includes:
- the LOC114392991 gene encoding uncharacterized protein LOC114392991; translated protein: MANQDKQHKRGFMYIYKGGTGNQRKKELEHGVGQEKKSNSRSWLNRISRTRIFNDGHRDLDIGTRGEGEFVEARKSMSCLDLGTPAGGYVEGRKSVSFIEAAASPAAAIGSIVEEGRKSVSHIEKNFAVEGMVEARKSVSHIETLSSVIAYLQVKVLVSDMPTFMQVHAFRCARRTYDSLEKFSAKLIAHNIKKEFDKAYGPVWHCIVGSNFGSFVTHSTGCFLYFSMENLYILLFKTKVKKALD